The following proteins are encoded in a genomic region of Lachnospiraceae bacterium KM106-2:
- a CDS encoding endonuclease IV, whose amino-acid sequence MRLGSHVGMSGKEMMLASAKEAASYGANTFMLYTGAPQNTRRKDISELNIEKAWDYMKEHDIDDIVVHAPYIINLGNTVKPETFEIAVKFLDLELQRTKAMGSKYMVLHPGAHVGAGEEAGLKQIIKGINEVLTKDTDVYIALETMAGKGTELGCTFEQLAAIFDGVHHNDKLRVCFDTCHVNDSGYDIVNDLDGVIEKFDRVLGKDKIAVFHLNDSKNVLGARKDRHENIGYGNIGFEPIHKIVTNPDFIHVPKILETPYVPIPGEDKKSKAPYKHEIKMLRSGVFNEHLKEDVIEDK is encoded by the coding sequence ATGAGATTAGGATCACATGTCGGAATGAGTGGAAAAGAAATGATGTTAGCATCTGCGAAAGAGGCTGCTTCTTATGGCGCTAACACATTTATGCTTTATACAGGAGCACCACAGAATACAAGAAGAAAAGACATTAGTGAATTAAATATAGAAAAAGCTTGGGATTATATGAAAGAGCACGATATCGATGATATCGTTGTACATGCTCCTTATATTATCAACTTAGGTAATACCGTGAAGCCAGAAACTTTTGAGATTGCAGTGAAATTCTTAGATTTAGAATTACAGCGTACAAAGGCAATGGGAAGTAAGTATATGGTACTTCATCCAGGTGCTCATGTAGGAGCTGGTGAGGAAGCTGGTTTAAAGCAGATCATTAAGGGAATTAATGAAGTATTAACAAAGGATACGGATGTTTATATTGCTTTAGAAACAATGGCTGGAAAAGGAACCGAACTCGGCTGTACATTTGAACAGTTAGCAGCAATTTTTGATGGTGTTCACCATAATGATAAGCTTCGTGTCTGCTTTGATACTTGCCATGTAAATGATAGTGGCTATGATATTGTGAATGATCTAGATGGAGTTATCGAGAAGTTTGATCGTGTTCTTGGCAAAGATAAAATTGCAGTATTCCACTTGAATGATAGTAAGAATGTATTAGGTGCAAGAAAGGATCGCCATGAGAATATCGGCTATGGAAATATCGGATTTGAACCAATTCATAAGATCGTGACAAATCCTGATTTTATCCATGTTCCAAAGATTTTAGAGACTCCTTATGTACCAATTCCAGGAGAAGATAAAAAATCAAAAGCTCCTTATAAACACGAGATTAAAATGCTTCGTTCCGGAGTATTTAATGAGCACTTAAAAGAAGATGTAATTGAAGATAAATAA
- a CDS encoding transition state regulatory protein AbrB, which translates to MKSTGIVRKLDELGRITLPIELRRTLGVSERDPLEIFVDEDRIVLQKYEPTDIFNGEKNELFDYCGKKVSKESIVQLAKLAGIID; encoded by the coding sequence ATGAAAAGTACAGGTATCGTAAGAAAACTAGATGAATTAGGTCGTATCACACTTCCTATCGAATTAAGAAGAACATTAGGCGTAAGCGAAAGAGATCCATTGGAAATTTTCGTTGACGAAGACAGAATCGTATTACAGAAATACGAACCAACTGATATTTTCAACGGTGAGAAAAACGAATTATTCGATTACTGTGGTAAGAAAGTATCCAAAGAATCTATCGTACAATTAGCTAAATTAGCTGGTATCATCGATTAA
- a CDS encoding DNA polymerase III delta prime subunit: MLDFKEIIGHESIIDHLQNAIRQDKVSHAYIFNGESGMGKHLVAKVFAKVLQCEAKGINPCNVCKSCMQVDSENQPDIIEVTHEKVSIGVDDIRIQVNNSIQVKPYYSPYKIYIIDDADKMTEQAQNALLKTIEEPPAYAIIILLTDNINRLLPTILSRCVQLSFKPVEAKTIKKYLMEQQQVPEYLAEISASFSRGNIGRAIRYATSEDFIKSRDTVLHVLEYIDDMELYEVVEAIKDFAEHKLEIDDYLDLMLLWYRDVLLFKVTNNPNLLLYKDEYQYISKQASNRDYENIEEIITAIDKAKVRMKANVNFDIAMELMLLTIKENGND; encoded by the coding sequence ATGTTGGATTTTAAAGAAATTATAGGGCATGAAAGCATTATTGATCATCTTCAAAATGCAATCAGACAGGATAAGGTATCACATGCATATATTTTTAATGGTGAAAGCGGAATGGGAAAACATTTAGTTGCCAAAGTATTTGCAAAAGTGTTGCAGTGTGAGGCAAAAGGAATTAATCCTTGTAATGTATGTAAGTCTTGCATGCAGGTGGATAGTGAAAATCAACCAGATATTATTGAAGTTACTCATGAAAAGGTAAGTATCGGTGTTGATGATATTCGAATTCAGGTGAATAACAGTATTCAGGTAAAGCCTTATTATAGTCCTTATAAAATATATATTATTGATGATGCTGACAAGATGACAGAACAGGCTCAAAATGCGTTGTTAAAAACGATTGAAGAGCCACCGGCATATGCAATCATTATTCTTTTGACCGACAATATTAATCGTTTACTTCCAACGATCTTATCTCGTTGTGTACAGTTATCATTTAAACCGGTAGAAGCGAAGACGATAAAGAAATACCTTATGGAACAACAGCAGGTACCAGAGTATCTTGCAGAGATCAGTGCAAGCTTTTCACGAGGTAATATCGGACGAGCTATTCGCTATGCTACATCGGAAGATTTTATTAAGAGCAGGGATACTGTTTTGCATGTACTTGAATATATCGATGATATGGAATTATATGAAGTAGTTGAAGCTATTAAAGACTTTGCAGAACATAAATTGGAAATTGATGATTATCTAGATTTAATGTTATTATGGTATCGTGATGTTTTATTATTTAAAGTGACGAATAATCCAAACTTATTATTATATAAAGATGAATATCAATATATCTCGAAACAAGCAAGTAATCGGGATTATGAAAATATAGAAGAAATAATTACAGCAATAGATAAAGCAAAGGTTCGTATGAAAGCGAATGTAAACTTTGATATCGCTATGGAATTAATGCTTCTGACAATAAAGGAGAATGGAAATGATTAA
- a CDS encoding guanylate kinase, with translation MAKIFVVMGKSASGKDTIFKKLAVNEELQLKTVVIYTTRPIRAGETDGVEYHFVDEARLQELEAEGKIIEHRSYNTIHGIWHYFTVADHQINLDSSNYIMIGTLEAYEQIEKYYGKDIVSPIYVEVEDGVRLQRALNREKNQIAPKYAELCRRFLADEKDFSEEELKRLQIQQKFSNIDLNQCLKEIEDYINCQINTSY, from the coding sequence ATGGCTAAAATATTTGTTGTCATGGGAAAGAGTGCTTCTGGAAAAGATACGATCTTTAAGAAACTTGCCGTGAATGAGGAATTACAACTTAAAACGGTTGTTATCTATACAACGCGTCCGATCAGAGCAGGTGAAACAGATGGTGTTGAATATCATTTTGTGGATGAAGCAAGATTACAGGAGCTAGAAGCTGAGGGGAAAATTATTGAGCATAGATCTTATAATACCATTCATGGAATCTGGCATTACTTTACGGTAGCGGATCACCAGATCAATTTAGATTCTTCCAACTATATTATGATTGGAACATTAGAGGCATATGAGCAGATTGAAAAATACTATGGAAAAGATATTGTATCTCCAATTTATGTAGAGGTAGAAGATGGAGTCCGACTTCAACGTGCTTTAAATCGTGAGAAAAATCAAATAGCTCCTAAATATGCAGAACTATGTAGAAGATTCTTAGCAGATGAGAAAGATTTCTCTGAAGAAGAATTGAAACGACTTCAAATTCAACAAAAATTCTCAAATATCGATTTAAACCAATGCTTAAAAGAGATAGAAGATTATATAAACTGTCAGATAAATACTAGTTATTAG
- a CDS encoding spore maturation protein A — translation MLNYLWGFMIIIGVVVGILNGNIADVSTNTLNSAKEAITLCITMVGIMAMWTGLMQVAKASGIIDGLTKKLKPILRLLFPDIPRDHIVNEYIASNMIANFLGLGWAATPMGLKAMGELKKLNHSSEIASCDMCTFLIINISSLQLVPVNIIAYRSQYQSVNPAEILTAAIITTFFSTLVGVAFSIIARKSVQKHQSGR, via the coding sequence ATGTTGAACTATTTGTGGGGATTTATGATCATCATTGGTGTGGTAGTTGGAATTTTGAACGGAAATATTGCGGATGTTAGTACAAATACATTAAATTCTGCTAAAGAAGCAATCACTTTATGTATTACAATGGTTGGAATTATGGCTATGTGGACGGGCTTAATGCAGGTAGCGAAGGCTTCTGGCATTATTGATGGATTGACTAAAAAATTGAAGCCTATCCTTCGGTTATTATTTCCTGATATCCCAAGAGATCACATCGTAAATGAGTACATAGCATCTAATATGATCGCAAATTTCCTAGGGCTTGGCTGGGCAGCAACACCGATGGGATTAAAAGCAATGGGTGAGTTGAAGAAATTAAATCATTCAAGCGAGATTGCCAGTTGTGACATGTGTACATTTTTAATTATCAATATTTCATCGTTGCAGCTGGTTCCGGTAAATATCATTGCTTATCGATCGCAGTATCAGTCAGTGAACCCGGCAGAGATTCTAACAGCGGCTATTATAACTACATTCTTCTCCACTTTAGTGGGAGTCGCTTTTTCAATTATTGCAAGAAAGTCTGTCCAAAAACATCAATCAGGGAGGTAA
- a CDS encoding spore maturation protein B, producing MSFLLYVSDYIIPLLIFIIVGYGLLCKISIYDEFVKGAKDGLKVVVGIVPTLVGLMIAIGILRSSGALDMIANATKPFVDKLLFPAQLVPLVIVKMFSSSAAISLLLDIFKQYGPDSYYGRLASIIMSCTETIFYTMAIYFMTAGVKKTRYTLVGALIATFAGVVGSVIITKLVFG from the coding sequence ATGAGTTTTCTATTATATGTATCAGACTATATTATTCCCTTACTTATATTTATCATTGTAGGTTATGGTCTACTGTGTAAAATTAGTATCTATGATGAGTTCGTAAAGGGAGCTAAGGATGGACTTAAAGTGGTAGTGGGCATTGTACCTACACTAGTAGGATTGATGATCGCAATTGGCATCCTGCGTTCCTCTGGTGCGCTGGATATGATCGCAAATGCGACTAAGCCTTTTGTCGATAAGCTTTTATTCCCTGCGCAGTTAGTACCTCTTGTAATCGTAAAGATGTTTTCGTCTTCAGCAGCAATTAGTTTATTGCTAGATATTTTTAAGCAATATGGACCGGATTCCTATTATGGAAGATTGGCATCAATTATTATGAGTTGTACAGAGACTATTTTTTATACAATGGCAATTTATTTTATGACGGCTGGTGTGAAGAAGACTAGATATACGTTAGTAGGTGCATTGATCGCAACTTTTGCCGGTGTAGTAGGAAGCGTAATCATCACAAAGTTAGTGTTTGGATAG
- a CDS encoding signal peptidase-like protein: MINVIGVRFRKAGKIYFFSPAGLEIKVGDNVIVETARGIEYGCVVIGPRDIEDKKIIQPLKQVIRVATADDDEIERKNKAKEKDAFKICLEKIAKHGLEMKLIDAEYTFDNNKVLFYFTADGRIDFRELVKDLASVFKTRIELRQIGVRDETKIVGGIGICGRPLCCHTYLSEFAPVSIKMAKEQNLSLNPTKISGVCGRLMCCLKNEQEAYEELNSKLPSVGDRVKTNDHLSGEVQSVSVLKQLVKVIVTVENDEKEVREYKVEDLKFTPKRKREKIAIDAELKALEALEKKESKSKLNDE, encoded by the coding sequence ATGATTAATGTAATCGGTGTTAGATTTCGAAAAGCTGGAAAAATCTATTTTTTCAGCCCGGCTGGATTAGAAATCAAAGTCGGCGATAATGTAATTGTTGAAACGGCCAGAGGGATTGAGTATGGTTGTGTTGTAATTGGTCCAAGAGACATAGAAGATAAGAAGATCATTCAGCCGTTAAAACAGGTTATCCGTGTTGCAACTGCAGATGATGATGAAATAGAACGTAAAAATAAAGCAAAAGAAAAGGATGCATTTAAGATCTGCTTAGAGAAGATTGCAAAGCATGGTCTTGAGATGAAACTGATCGATGCAGAGTATACGTTTGATAATAATAAAGTATTATTTTACTTTACAGCAGATGGAAGAATCGACTTCCGTGAGTTAGTAAAAGATTTAGCTAGCGTATTTAAAACAAGAATTGAGTTACGTCAGATCGGTGTTCGTGATGAGACTAAGATCGTAGGCGGAATTGGTATTTGCGGAAGACCATTATGCTGTCATACGTATTTATCTGAATTTGCGCCAGTGTCCATTAAGATGGCAAAAGAACAGAACTTATCTTTAAATCCAACTAAAATCTCTGGTGTATGTGGCAGATTAATGTGCTGCTTGAAGAATGAGCAGGAAGCATACGAAGAGTTAAATTCTAAATTACCAAGTGTAGGAGATCGTGTTAAGACAAATGATCACTTATCCGGTGAAGTTCAGAGTGTGAGCGTTTTAAAACAATTAGTTAAAGTAATCGTTACGGTAGAGAACGATGAAAAAGAGGTTCGTGAATATAAGGTTGAAGATCTAAAATTCACACCAAAACGCAAGAGAGAAAAAATCGCGATTGATGCAGAATTAAAAGCATTAGAAGCATTAGAGAAAAAAGAAAGCAAATCTAAATTAAACGACGAGTAA
- a CDS encoding arginine decarboxylase — translation MESLYTKLANYQKENIYPFHMPGHKRNEAMFTMPNPYAMDITEIDGFDNLQDPEDIIQDSMDLAAELYHAEHTHYLVNGSTVGLLAAIAACTNKGDKVLVARNCHKSVYNAIYLNELHPIYLYPHYFVDIGINGGIRPENIEELLKTHPDVKAIILTSPTYEGVLSDIEAIAKIAHSREIPLIVDEAHGAHLGFHEAFPENSNIKGADLVIQSVHKTMPCFTQTALIHNNSVLVSEERLIRFINMYQTTSPSYLLMASIDRSMQLMAGEAHLIFDEYAKKLDWFYNEMKALKKIRLLDASMVETFEWDPSKIVILLNHTELSGPRLHDILLDKYHIQLEMVSKEYGIAMTSLGDTLDGFKRLAKALLEIDDSIAVAEKESKDLLLTRPTMRLNVYEAYQRETEIRPIMDCVHKMAAEYLYVYPPGIPLLVPGEEISLPLIEEILSYQEKGLVVKGFIDSKENTIKIVKE, via the coding sequence ATGGAATCATTATATACGAAATTAGCAAATTATCAAAAAGAGAATATCTATCCATTTCATATGCCGGGGCACAAGAGGAATGAGGCTATGTTTACAATGCCAAATCCTTACGCAATGGATATTACAGAGATCGATGGCTTTGATAATCTACAGGATCCGGAAGATATCATTCAGGATTCTATGGATTTGGCAGCAGAGCTTTATCATGCAGAGCATACTCATTATCTCGTAAATGGAAGTACTGTTGGACTATTAGCTGCAATTGCAGCTTGTACCAATAAAGGGGATAAAGTTTTAGTTGCAAGGAATTGTCATAAGTCCGTATATAATGCAATTTATCTAAATGAACTGCATCCAATCTACCTATATCCACATTATTTTGTGGATATAGGTATAAATGGTGGAATTCGTCCTGAAAATATCGAGGAGTTGTTGAAAACTCATCCAGATGTAAAAGCAATCATTCTTACATCGCCAACGTATGAGGGCGTATTGTCTGATATTGAGGCGATCGCAAAGATTGCTCATTCAAGAGAGATTCCATTGATCGTGGATGAAGCGCATGGTGCTCATTTAGGATTCCATGAAGCATTTCCGGAAAATTCAAATATAAAAGGAGCAGATCTTGTTATTCAGAGTGTGCATAAGACAATGCCATGCTTTACTCAGACTGCATTGATACATAACAATTCAGTCCTAGTATCAGAAGAAAGATTGATTCGATTTATTAATATGTATCAGACCACAAGTCCTTCTTATCTTCTGATGGCAAGTATTGATCGTTCCATGCAATTGATGGCAGGGGAAGCGCATCTTATTTTTGATGAGTATGCGAAGAAGTTAGATTGGTTTTATAACGAGATGAAGGCATTAAAGAAGATCCGTTTATTAGATGCTTCTATGGTAGAGACATTTGAATGGGATCCATCTAAAATTGTAATCTTACTTAATCATACAGAATTAAGTGGTCCGAGACTACACGACATTTTATTAGACAAGTATCACATTCAGCTAGAAATGGTAAGCAAAGAATATGGAATTGCGATGACAAGCCTTGGCGATACTTTAGATGGATTTAAGCGCTTGGCCAAGGCATTATTAGAAATTGATGATTCTATTGCAGTAGCAGAGAAGGAGTCAAAGGACTTGCTCTTAACCAGGCCGACAATGAGATTAAATGTATATGAAGCATATCAGAGAGAGACAGAGATCAGACCGATTATGGACTGTGTTCATAAGATGGCAGCAGAATATCTTTATGTATATCCACCAGGCATCCCTTTATTAGTTCCAGGTGAAGAAATTAGTTTGCCGTTGATCGAAGAGATTCTTTCTTATCAAGAGAAAGGATTAGTGGTAAAGGGCTTCATAGATTCAAAGGAAAATACGATAAAGATAGTAAAAGAATAA
- a CDS encoding rRNA small subunit methyltransferase I: MAGKLYLCATPIGNLDDITYRVLKTLEEVDLIAAEDTRHSIKLLNHFEIKTPMTSYHEFNKIEKAKVLVEKLKEGTNIALITDAGTPGISDPGEEMVKQAYEAGIEVTSLPGPAACITALTLSGLSTRRFCFEAFLPTDKKEKKAILEELKTETRTIIMYEAPHRLVRTLEELTSELGNRRITICRELTKKYETVFTTTLEEALAYYQNNDPKGECVIVIEGRLRSELKEEETKKWMEMSLEEHMDVYLNQGYAKKEAMKLVANDRGISKRDVYQQLLD; the protein is encoded by the coding sequence ATGGCAGGTAAATTATATTTATGTGCGACTCCGATTGGTAATTTGGATGATATCACATACCGAGTGTTAAAGACATTAGAGGAAGTAGATCTGATTGCAGCAGAGGATACACGACATAGCATTAAGTTATTAAATCATTTTGAGATCAAGACGCCAATGACGAGTTATCATGAGTTTAACAAGATAGAGAAAGCAAAGGTGCTTGTAGAGAAGCTGAAAGAAGGAACGAATATTGCTTTGATCACAGATGCAGGAACACCGGGTATTTCTGATCCAGGTGAAGAGATGGTTAAACAAGCTTATGAGGCAGGAATTGAAGTGACATCTCTCCCAGGTCCGGCAGCATGTATTACGGCATTAACATTATCAGGATTAAGTACAAGAAGATTCTGTTTTGAAGCATTCTTGCCTACGGATAAAAAGGAAAAGAAAGCGATTCTTGAGGAGTTAAAAACAGAAACACGTACTATCATCATGTATGAGGCACCACATCGTTTAGTTCGTACGTTAGAGGAATTAACTTCTGAGTTAGGAAATCGAAGAATTACAATTTGTAGAGAATTAACAAAGAAATATGAGACTGTGTTTACGACTACATTAGAGGAAGCTCTTGCATATTATCAAAATAATGATCCAAAAGGTGAATGTGTGATCGTGATTGAAGGGCGTCTTCGTTCTGAATTAAAAGAAGAAGAAACGAAAAAATGGATGGAAATGTCGTTAGAAGAGCACATGGATGTTTATTTAAATCAAGGATATGCAAAGAAAGAAGCTATGAAGTTAGTAGCAAATGATCGAGGAATCTCGAAGAGAGATGTATATCAGCAATTGTTAGACTAA
- a CDS encoding Na+/H+-exchanging protein, giving the protein MLVSLAILFLCALVLGECCTKLKLPKLLGMLVTGIILGPFCLKLIAPSILNISAELRKIALVIILIRAGLSLNIKQLKKAGRPAVLLCFVPACFEIVGVMVGGRLLLGLSLLEGALLGSVLAAVSPAVIVPRMIHLIEKGYGEERAIPQMIMAGASVDDVFVITIFTALCSLVKGQGMSYTSFVRIPFAIIVGILAGCVVGWILYKLFTRIHIRDTVKVLIILSVCFLLSGLEESIEKVIPFSGLIGVMALGAFYYNRNYEVAGRLSAKFSKIWIGAEILLFVLVGASVDTSYLVKAGVTAILVVLIGLVFRMAGVGCCVTGTQLNKKERLFSMIAYTPKATVQAAIGATPLAMGFSCGNIILVTAIVAILLTAPLGAVGVDLTYKKLLEREE; this is encoded by the coding sequence ATGTTAGTAAGTTTAGCAATTTTATTTTTATGTGCATTAGTACTCGGAGAATGCTGTACAAAGCTGAAACTGCCTAAATTATTAGGTATGTTGGTTACTGGAATTATACTAGGACCTTTTTGCTTGAAATTAATAGCTCCTTCTATATTAAATATTTCAGCAGAGTTAAGAAAAATTGCATTAGTGATCATTTTGATCAGAGCAGGACTTTCTTTAAATATTAAGCAGCTAAAGAAAGCAGGGAGGCCGGCAGTGCTATTATGTTTTGTGCCAGCTTGCTTTGAGATAGTGGGAGTAATGGTTGGGGGACGCTTATTATTAGGACTCTCCTTACTAGAAGGAGCATTATTAGGTTCCGTACTTGCGGCAGTATCACCGGCAGTTATTGTACCAAGGATGATCCACTTAATTGAGAAAGGCTATGGTGAGGAGCGAGCAATACCACAAATGATCATGGCAGGGGCATCGGTTGATGATGTTTTTGTTATTACCATATTTACAGCACTTTGTTCTTTAGTAAAAGGACAGGGGATGTCTTATACTTCATTTGTAAGAATTCCATTTGCAATTATAGTTGGGATATTGGCAGGATGTGTAGTAGGCTGGATCTTATATAAGTTATTTACAAGAATTCATATTAGAGATACGGTAAAAGTATTGATCATACTAAGTGTTTGTTTTCTATTAAGTGGTCTGGAAGAATCAATCGAGAAGGTCATACCATTCTCCGGATTGATCGGTGTTATGGCATTAGGAGCTTTTTACTATAATAGAAATTATGAAGTAGCAGGGAGATTATCAGCCAAGTTCTCGAAGATATGGATTGGAGCGGAAATCCTCCTATTTGTATTAGTTGGGGCAAGCGTTGATACTTCGTATCTTGTGAAGGCAGGAGTTACCGCCATTTTAGTTGTATTGATCGGGTTAGTATTTCGAATGGCAGGAGTGGGATGCTGTGTTACAGGAACTCAGCTTAATAAGAAAGAAAGGCTGTTTAGTATGATTGCCTACACTCCTAAAGCAACTGTACAGGCTGCGATAGGAGCAACTCCATTAGCAATGGGATTCTCATGTGGCAATATCATATTAGTGACTGCGATCGTAGCCATTTTATTAACGGCTCCGTTAGGCGCAGTCGGTGTTGATCTAACCTATAAGAAGCTATTAGAACGAGAAGAGTAA
- a CDS encoding tRNA (adenine37-N(6))-methyltransferase TrmN6, whose amino-acid sequence MDYLLPEERLDDLHRNNYKIIQHPKKFCFGIDAVLLSDYAKVFENETMLDLGTGTGIIPILVEAKTKGSHFTGLEIQEESAEMARRSVAYNQLEEKIDIVTGDIKEAVMKFGPASFHVVTSNPPYMNQNHGLVNGNMPLAIARHELLCTLDDVISQASKVLKMNGRFYMVHRPTRLVDIITTLRNYKLEPKQIRFVHPYADKEPNMVLVEAIKGGKPMIKVAPPLIVYKDKNVYTEEIMKIYGYEE is encoded by the coding sequence ATGGATTATTTATTACCGGAAGAACGACTAGATGATCTTCATAGAAATAACTATAAGATCATTCAACATCCAAAGAAATTTTGCTTTGGAATCGATGCGGTACTGTTGTCTGATTATGCAAAGGTTTTTGAAAATGAAACTATGCTTGATCTTGGAACCGGTACCGGGATCATTCCAATTCTGGTTGAAGCGAAGACAAAAGGAAGTCATTTCACAGGACTTGAGATTCAAGAAGAAAGTGCTGAAATGGCTAGAAGAAGTGTTGCTTACAATCAGTTAGAAGAAAAAATAGATATTGTAACCGGAGATATAAAGGAAGCGGTAATGAAATTTGGTCCGGCTTCCTTTCATGTTGTTACAAGCAATCCACCATATATGAATCAAAATCATGGTCTTGTAAATGGAAATATGCCATTAGCAATTGCAAGACATGAGTTGCTGTGTACATTAGATGATGTCATTTCTCAAGCGAGTAAAGTATTGAAGATGAATGGTCGTTTTTACATGGTGCATAGACCGACTAGATTAGTGGATATTATAACAACACTAAGAAACTATAAGTTAGAGCCAAAGCAAATTCGTTTTGTTCATCCCTATGCTGACAAAGAGCCTAATATGGTTTTAGTGGAAGCGATTAAAGGTGGAAAGCCTATGATTAAGGTAGCCCCTCCGCTGATCGTGTATAAAGATAAGAACGTTTATACAGAGGAAATAATGAAAATATATGGTTACGAGGAATAA
- a CDS encoding stage V sporulation protein AF: MSVSLSSDLAINIKNMNEILNIDKNFDILYRVITIAGKEACLYFIDGLNKDEVLEKLMESFYKIKPEEMADNAHEFSKLMLPYGEVDLMTDMDQIITMLLAGVPMLVVDGFNKVLAIDFRTYPARGVEEPEKDKVLRGSKDGFVETVVFNTALIRRRIRNPDLIMEITSVGDSSHTDIVLCYMKNRVDNKFLGAIQEKLKNIRVDALTLNTESLAEELYRSNWFNPFPKYKYSERPDTAAASILEGSIVIIVDNSPSVMILPTTLFEITEEADDYYFPPLTGTYLRLSRMLINIAALFLTPVWLLLMLNPQLIPGSLAFIQIKDPINVPLLLQLLILEFAIDGLKLASLNTPSMLSTPLSVVAGIVLGDFTVSSGWFNAETMLYMAFVAIANYSQASFELGYALKFLRIIMLLLTGFFGIWGFVIGVGITIFSVVTNKTLSGQSYLYPLIPFNGKELLRRLFRVSLSTADKQK, from the coding sequence ATGTCAGTTAGTTTATCAAGCGATTTAGCAATTAATATAAAAAATATGAATGAGATACTCAATATTGATAAGAACTTTGATATTTTATATCGAGTGATTACCATAGCTGGGAAAGAGGCTTGTTTATATTTTATTGATGGTCTAAATAAGGACGAGGTTCTTGAAAAGTTAATGGAATCCTTCTATAAGATCAAACCAGAAGAGATGGCTGATAATGCTCATGAATTCTCAAAACTTATGCTTCCTTATGGTGAAGTTGATTTGATGACAGACATGGATCAAATCATCACAATGCTATTAGCAGGAGTTCCAATGTTAGTGGTTGATGGATTCAATAAGGTTCTTGCCATTGATTTTCGTACTTATCCTGCGAGAGGAGTCGAAGAGCCAGAGAAAGATAAGGTATTGCGTGGTTCAAAGGATGGATTTGTTGAGACTGTAGTATTTAATACGGCATTAATAAGGCGAAGAATTCGAAATCCTGATTTGATCATGGAGATTACTTCAGTCGGGGATAGTTCTCATACAGATATCGTACTTTGCTATATGAAGAACCGGGTTGATAACAAGTTTTTAGGAGCGATCCAGGAGAAATTAAAGAATATACGTGTAGATGCATTAACGCTAAATACAGAGAGTTTAGCGGAGGAGCTATATCGTAGTAATTGGTTTAATCCATTTCCTAAATATAAGTATTCAGAGCGTCCGGATACGGCAGCAGCTTCTATTCTAGAAGGCAGTATTGTTATTATTGTAGATAATTCGCCATCTGTTATGATCTTGCCAACTACGTTGTTTGAGATTACGGAAGAGGCAGATGATTATTATTTCCCACCATTAACGGGAACATATCTTAGATTATCAAGAATGCTGATCAATATTGCAGCACTTTTCTTGACACCAGTCTGGCTGTTGTTAATGTTAAATCCGCAGTTGATACCAGGAAGTTTAGCATTTATTCAGATCAAGGATCCAATCAATGTTCCGCTTCTTTTACAGTTGCTGATCTTGGAATTTGCAATAGATGGATTAAAGCTGGCGTCCTTAAATACGCCAAGTATGTTAAGTACGCCTCTTAGTGTGGTAGCAGGTATCGTACTTGGTGATTTTACGGTCAGCTCCGGCTGGTTTAATGCGGAGACAATGCTATATATGGCATTCGTTGCCATAGCAAACTATTCACAGGCAAGTTTTGAACTAGGATATGCTCTTAAATTCTTAAGAATTATCATGTTATTGTTAACAGGATTCTTTGGTATATGGGGCTTTGTAATCGGAGTGGGCATTACAATATTCTCAGTTGTAACGAATAAGACATTATCGGGGCAGAGTTATTTGTATCCATTGATTCCGTTCAATGGAAAAGAGTTATTACGGAGATTATTTCGTGTCAGCTTATCAACAGCAGATAAACAGAAATAG